One window of Mangrovibacterium diazotrophicum genomic DNA carries:
- a CDS encoding sialate O-acetylesterase, translated as MKRNVLMILLLAGVFQLRAEVKMPALFANNAILQQKSEVAMWGWADAKATVEVTPSWNNKTYTTKADKDGKWKLQLETPEAGGPFEIKISDGTEMVLQNILIGEVWLCTGQSNMEMPMKGFPGQPVVGSNMDILKSTNDQIRLITVPRSSQTVAQDNFDAKWKEADPAAVRNFSATGYYFGRMLQEMLGVPVGLIEVSYGGSCIQAWMSPKTSVSFEDKQVPAPGDSIPVPNRTPTVLFNGMLYPVIGYGIAGCIWYQGETNYIEPDRYEELFPTMVAEWRSLWGIGDFPFYYCQIAPFDYSVFTPKEYHEKYNSAYLRDAQRKAEAKIPNSGMAVLMDVGEKTSIHPMHKQEGGERLALWALAKTYGFRDFAYKSPSYNTFEIKGSQLIVSFNDASNGLTTYGKELTGFQIAGDDKVFYPAEVFLRSKSVVLSSPRVEKPVAVRYAFDDFTVGTLYGTNGLPVSSFRSDDW; from the coding sequence ATGAAACGAAATGTATTGATGATCTTGCTTTTGGCAGGCGTATTTCAGCTACGTGCCGAAGTGAAAATGCCCGCTTTGTTTGCCAATAATGCCATTTTGCAGCAAAAAAGTGAAGTTGCTATGTGGGGCTGGGCTGATGCCAAAGCAACAGTGGAAGTGACTCCTTCCTGGAACAACAAAACCTACACGACCAAGGCGGATAAGGATGGAAAGTGGAAGTTGCAGCTTGAAACACCGGAAGCTGGTGGTCCTTTCGAAATTAAAATCAGTGACGGGACCGAGATGGTACTGCAAAATATTTTGATTGGTGAAGTTTGGTTGTGCACCGGCCAGTCGAACATGGAAATGCCGATGAAAGGTTTTCCGGGACAGCCCGTGGTTGGCTCAAACATGGATATCCTGAAATCGACAAATGACCAAATTCGCTTGATTACGGTTCCTCGTAGTTCGCAAACTGTGGCTCAGGATAATTTTGATGCCAAGTGGAAAGAAGCTGACCCGGCTGCCGTTCGCAATTTCAGTGCAACGGGCTACTATTTTGGCCGCATGTTGCAGGAAATGCTGGGCGTTCCGGTTGGTTTGATCGAGGTGAGCTACGGCGGTTCCTGTATTCAAGCCTGGATGAGCCCGAAGACTTCGGTTTCATTCGAAGATAAGCAAGTGCCTGCACCGGGAGACAGTATTCCTGTGCCGAACCGTACACCGACTGTCCTGTTCAACGGGATGTTGTATCCGGTGATTGGTTACGGAATTGCCGGTTGTATCTGGTACCAGGGCGAAACCAACTACATTGAGCCCGATCGTTACGAAGAACTCTTCCCGACCATGGTGGCCGAGTGGCGTTCGCTGTGGGGAATCGGCGATTTCCCGTTCTATTATTGTCAGATTGCGCCTTTCGATTACTCCGTTTTCACACCGAAAGAATATCATGAAAAATACAATTCGGCGTATTTGCGCGATGCACAGCGTAAAGCGGAGGCAAAAATCCCGAACAGTGGAATGGCCGTGCTGATGGATGTTGGCGAGAAAACCAGTATTCATCCCATGCACAAGCAGGAGGGTGGAGAACGGCTGGCTTTGTGGGCCTTGGCAAAGACCTACGGATTCAGAGATTTCGCCTATAAAAGTCCTTCTTACAACACCTTCGAGATAAAAGGCAGCCAATTGATCGTCTCGTTCAACGACGCCTCCAACGGTTTGACGACTTACGGAAAAGAGCTGACAGGTTTCCAGATAGCAGGCGACGACAAAGTTTTTTACCCGGCAGAAGTCTTTTTGCGAAGCAAATCAGTAGTGTTGTCTTCTCCAAGAGTTGAAAAGCCGGTAGCTGTGCGCTATGCTTTCGATGACTTCACCGTGGGAACCCTTTACGGAACAAACGGCTTACCGGTATCATCATTCAGAAGTGATGATTGGTAA
- a CDS encoding DUF5703 domain-containing protein: MKKHIQITIAILLVLVVKLSAQPVGLDGYNLVWASQSANSSESMPCGGGDVGLNVWVEKGDLLFYVSQSGTFDENNCMLKLGRVRVKLSPNPFDGENFKQELHLKEGFVTIDGENKGVKATAKLWVDVFRPVIHVEVEANQPVSTEATYESWRTEDRPLRKLESFANSYKWAAPEGLTTKADQVEFSDGGVLFCHRNSGETVFDVTVHQQQMDAVKDQLFNPLENLTFGGLMQGTNMVPSGETSGKYVDTEFKGFKLKSKTPSKKQELKIYLHTAQTESREVWKDELSALRSQSLKQGSKAFQQTQKWWADFWNRSFVFIQPNNQNEQSVSWQVGRNYQLFRYMLACNAYGKYPTKFNGGLFTVDPVFTDSTRAFTADFRNWGGGTFTAQNQRLVYFPMLKNGDFDMLPSQFDFYLNTLKNATLRSQTYWGHDGACFTEQLENFGLPNPSEYGWKRPEDYDPGRQYNAWLEYQWDTVLEFCHMILQDQQYSGADISKYLPLIESSLKFFDEHYRYLARERGSKELNADGQLVLYPGSACETYKMAYDATSTIAALKTVLDELLALPVEYASAIDHDFFAEMSKRIPPISFRQIEGHKTIAPAKLWERINNYEVPQLYPVYPWGMYGVGLPDLDVALNTWKYDPDALKFRSHKGWKQDAIFAARLGLTNEADSLVTLKLKDSGRRFPAFWGPGFDWTPDHNWGGSGMIALQEMLVQTVGDQIYLLPAWPRDRDVHFKLHLPKQTTVELNYENGRVKQLTVIPESRKADIQNLDDLMQ; this comes from the coding sequence ATGAAAAAACACATTCAGATAACGATCGCGATACTTTTGGTGCTAGTCGTGAAACTCTCGGCACAACCAGTCGGGCTTGACGGCTACAACCTGGTTTGGGCCAGTCAAAGTGCAAACTCATCCGAGTCGATGCCTTGCGGTGGTGGCGATGTTGGTCTGAATGTGTGGGTTGAAAAAGGCGACCTGCTTTTCTATGTCTCGCAAAGCGGCACCTTCGACGAGAATAATTGCATGCTGAAGCTGGGACGTGTTCGGGTGAAGCTTTCCCCAAATCCGTTCGACGGTGAAAATTTCAAGCAGGAATTGCATCTGAAAGAAGGTTTTGTGACCATCGACGGTGAAAACAAAGGGGTAAAAGCAACCGCGAAACTTTGGGTGGATGTTTTTCGTCCGGTGATTCATGTTGAAGTGGAAGCCAATCAACCTGTTTCAACAGAAGCGACTTACGAGAGTTGGAGAACCGAAGATCGTCCGTTGCGGAAACTGGAAAGCTTCGCCAATTCGTACAAATGGGCTGCCCCGGAAGGCTTGACGACCAAAGCTGATCAGGTTGAGTTTTCGGATGGCGGTGTGTTGTTCTGCCACCGAAACTCCGGTGAAACGGTGTTCGACGTCACTGTTCACCAACAGCAGATGGATGCGGTGAAAGATCAACTTTTCAACCCGCTCGAAAATCTCACTTTCGGTGGTTTGATGCAGGGAACAAATATGGTTCCCTCCGGAGAGACATCCGGAAAATATGTCGATACTGAGTTCAAAGGTTTTAAACTGAAAAGTAAGACACCTTCAAAGAAACAAGAACTGAAAATCTACCTGCATACCGCTCAAACTGAAAGTCGGGAAGTCTGGAAGGACGAACTTTCAGCTCTGCGTTCGCAAAGCCTGAAGCAGGGCTCCAAAGCTTTTCAGCAAACACAAAAGTGGTGGGCTGATTTCTGGAACAGAAGTTTCGTTTTCATTCAACCCAATAACCAAAACGAACAGTCGGTAAGCTGGCAGGTAGGACGGAATTACCAGTTGTTTCGTTACATGCTGGCCTGCAACGCGTACGGCAAGTACCCGACCAAGTTTAACGGCGGCCTGTTTACGGTTGATCCTGTTTTTACGGATTCAACGCGGGCATTCACCGCTGATTTCAGGAACTGGGGAGGCGGAACATTTACCGCTCAAAACCAGCGATTGGTGTATTTCCCCATGCTGAAAAACGGCGACTTCGATATGTTGCCGTCTCAATTCGATTTCTATTTGAATACGTTGAAAAATGCGACGCTTCGATCTCAAACCTATTGGGGACACGACGGTGCTTGTTTTACCGAGCAGTTGGAAAACTTTGGTTTGCCCAATCCGAGCGAATACGGTTGGAAGCGGCCGGAAGATTACGATCCGGGCCGACAATACAATGCCTGGCTGGAATACCAGTGGGATACTGTTCTGGAGTTTTGCCACATGATCCTGCAGGATCAGCAGTACTCGGGAGCCGATATCTCAAAGTATCTGCCTTTGATTGAGAGCTCGCTCAAGTTTTTCGATGAGCATTACCGCTACCTGGCGCGCGAGCGTGGATCGAAAGAGTTGAACGCCGACGGGCAGCTGGTTTTGTATCCGGGTTCGGCTTGCGAAACCTACAAAATGGCCTACGATGCCACTTCTACAATTGCTGCCCTAAAAACAGTTTTGGATGAACTGCTGGCTTTGCCCGTGGAATATGCTTCAGCAATAGACCACGATTTTTTCGCGGAAATGTCAAAACGCATTCCGCCGATTAGCTTTCGCCAAATTGAGGGGCACAAAACAATTGCTCCGGCAAAGCTGTGGGAGCGGATAAACAACTATGAAGTTCCGCAGTTGTACCCGGTTTATCCTTGGGGAATGTATGGGGTTGGCCTGCCCGATTTGGACGTTGCGCTGAACACCTGGAAATATGATCCGGATGCCTTGAAATTCCGCAGTCACAAAGGCTGGAAACAGGATGCGATTTTTGCTGCCCGGTTGGGATTGACCAATGAGGCAGATTCGTTGGTCACTCTGAAACTGAAAGATTCCGGTCGGCGCTTCCCTGCATTCTGGGGGCCGGGCTTCGACTGGACACCTGATCACAATTGGGGTGGTTCGGGGATGATTGCTTTGCAGGAAATGCTGGTTCAAACCGTTGGCGATCAAATTTATTTGTTGCCTGCCTGGCCTCGCGATCGCGACGTGCATTTCAAACTGCATTTGCCGAAGCAAACCACCGTTGAACTCAACTATGAAAATGGCCGGGTGAAACAGTTGACGGTAATTCCGGAATCGCGAAAAGCGGATATTCAAAATCTGGACGATTTAATGCAATAA
- a CDS encoding glycosyl hydrolase, with amino-acid sequence MKRIKPIQILLAIALLVLGISCVQEKTPKAKVEAPTADDATVWTFWHWVHGAVSKEGITADLEAMKKQGIGGAYIFAIRDTAGLYENQLVTYSPEWFDVVKYTVKEAKRLGISLGFNTCDGFTTAGGPWITPDLSMQKVVWADTIVEGGAQLHFSLPKPEDYKGYYEDIATYAYPVADYEQDSWVIQPTVSSNMQEGDLQYLATKNNDKTFTSKKEGWIEYAFNKPFTCRTIQISTGWANYQSNRLIVQVSNDGETFREHTRLVPPRSGWQDLYQPNTQAITPVTAKYFRFVFEKDGSEPGAEDLDDAKWSPKLQLKGLRLLSSARINQFEGKNASIWRIADETKTYAEDGQFVSLNTLINVTEYVSADGVLNWNAPEGKWKIIRMGHTSTGAENYIGGGARGLECDKFSEDAVKLQFDKWFGEIYNQVGEDAHGTLTRMLCDSWECGSQNWTAKFPEEFEKRMGYSLMPYLPVMAGVPLESADVSESVLRDVRETVTELFADKFSCTMAAEAHQLGVKFVEESNAPTGVVDGMLHQKYVDYPAGEFWFQSPSHDKPNDVLDAISAAHIYGKPVIQSESFTEIRLDWNETPAMLKPYADRNLALGINKIVNHVFVHSPWLDRKPGMTLDKVGTFLQRGQTWWEMSHGFWTYLENSQRLLQKGQPVVDIAVFTGEEIPRRALLPDRLVNTLPGLFGKQRVASEKERLKNEGFPKYEMPRTVSTQANMARPENWIDPLRGYAYDSFNKDALLNLATVENGKVVFASGMKYSILVIPGNRKMAPQGGERMSIEVARKLLELLNDGATILMQQTPTKTISLNEDSDRLKAILDEMFSGTEKSMELNGEKLKYIQKGKGRLIFGSFENSTLELLGVDPDFTSDATGKLAWNHRNSDEGDIYFIANQTAESLTATMSFRANSKAPFLFNPATGKYAECTYQTDESGRVMIKYSFHSYESVFVLFGDKGGAAGEKLKSANPSSVDTINTTWEVSFDSDFGGSEKAQTFQSLTDWSKNADDAIKYYSGEAVYKSTFNWDGDTTGLWLDLGKVCDVAEVSLNGSEPVVLWTAPYHLAATSLKKGENRLTIKVANTWNNRLIGDHRLPEDQRITWTTAPYRLEGQPLLPAGLLGPVTLQRQK; translated from the coding sequence ATGAAACGAATCAAACCGATACAAATCCTTTTAGCGATTGCCCTGTTGGTGCTTGGAATTTCTTGTGTCCAGGAAAAAACTCCAAAGGCAAAAGTTGAAGCGCCAACGGCTGATGATGCTACTGTTTGGACCTTTTGGCACTGGGTGCACGGAGCTGTGAGTAAAGAGGGGATTACCGCCGATCTTGAAGCGATGAAAAAACAGGGGATTGGTGGGGCTTATATTTTTGCGATTCGCGATACGGCCGGTTTGTACGAAAATCAATTGGTAACCTACAGCCCTGAGTGGTTCGACGTTGTGAAATACACGGTGAAAGAAGCCAAACGTTTGGGGATATCATTGGGTTTCAATACTTGCGATGGATTCACAACTGCCGGTGGCCCCTGGATTACTCCGGACCTATCGATGCAAAAGGTAGTTTGGGCTGATACGATTGTCGAAGGTGGGGCGCAACTCCATTTCTCGCTGCCGAAGCCAGAGGATTATAAAGGCTATTACGAAGACATTGCCACTTATGCCTATCCGGTTGCCGATTACGAACAGGATTCGTGGGTGATCCAGCCTACGGTTAGTTCGAATATGCAGGAAGGCGATTTGCAGTATTTGGCAACAAAGAATAACGATAAAACTTTCACATCTAAAAAGGAAGGTTGGATTGAATACGCATTCAATAAACCTTTTACTTGCCGGACGATTCAGATTTCAACCGGATGGGCCAATTACCAATCGAACCGGTTGATTGTGCAGGTAAGTAATGATGGTGAAACTTTCCGGGAGCACACACGCTTGGTTCCTCCGCGCAGTGGCTGGCAGGATTTATACCAGCCCAATACCCAGGCAATCACTCCGGTAACGGCGAAATATTTCCGCTTTGTTTTTGAAAAGGATGGTTCGGAACCTGGTGCGGAAGATTTGGATGATGCCAAATGGAGTCCCAAATTACAGTTGAAGGGTTTGCGTTTGCTATCGTCGGCTCGTATCAACCAGTTTGAAGGGAAAAATGCGTCGATCTGGCGTATTGCCGACGAAACAAAAACATATGCAGAGGATGGACAATTTGTTTCGCTGAATACGCTGATCAATGTGACTGAATATGTGTCTGCGGATGGTGTTTTAAACTGGAACGCTCCCGAAGGAAAATGGAAGATCATCCGCATGGGACACACATCAACCGGAGCCGAAAATTATATTGGCGGTGGTGCCCGTGGTTTGGAATGCGACAAGTTCAGCGAAGATGCCGTCAAACTACAGTTTGATAAGTGGTTCGGTGAAATATATAATCAGGTTGGTGAGGATGCTCACGGCACACTTACCCGGATGCTTTGCGATAGTTGGGAGTGTGGTAGTCAGAACTGGACCGCCAAATTCCCTGAGGAATTTGAAAAACGCATGGGGTACAGTTTAATGCCTTATTTGCCTGTTATGGCTGGTGTTCCGTTGGAAAGTGCTGATGTTTCGGAAAGCGTTTTGCGCGATGTTCGGGAAACGGTAACCGAATTATTTGCGGACAAATTTTCGTGTACAATGGCGGCTGAAGCACATCAACTTGGGGTGAAATTTGTAGAGGAGAGTAACGCTCCAACAGGAGTTGTCGACGGGATGTTACATCAAAAATATGTCGATTATCCGGCGGGGGAATTTTGGTTCCAGAGCCCGTCGCACGATAAACCCAATGATGTGCTGGATGCAATTTCTGCAGCACACATTTATGGCAAACCGGTTATTCAGTCAGAAAGTTTTACTGAGATCCGTTTGGATTGGAATGAAACGCCGGCGATGCTTAAACCCTATGCCGACAGAAATCTGGCATTGGGGATCAACAAAATTGTCAACCATGTTTTTGTCCACAGCCCGTGGCTGGATCGGAAGCCAGGCATGACATTGGACAAGGTCGGAACCTTCCTGCAACGCGGGCAAACATGGTGGGAGATGAGCCATGGATTTTGGACTTACTTGGAAAACAGTCAGCGCCTGTTGCAAAAAGGGCAGCCGGTTGTGGATATTGCTGTGTTTACAGGTGAAGAGATCCCCAGACGTGCCCTACTGCCGGATCGGCTGGTCAATACTCTGCCTGGCTTGTTTGGCAAGCAACGTGTTGCGTCGGAAAAAGAACGTTTGAAAAACGAAGGCTTTCCGAAATACGAAATGCCCCGGACTGTCAGCACACAGGCCAATATGGCCCGTCCAGAGAATTGGATTGATCCGTTGCGGGGCTACGCCTACGATTCGTTCAACAAAGATGCTTTACTGAATCTGGCTACTGTTGAAAACGGGAAAGTTGTGTTTGCTTCAGGAATGAAGTATTCAATTTTGGTGATTCCGGGAAATCGCAAGATGGCTCCCCAGGGAGGGGAACGCATGAGTATTGAAGTTGCCAGGAAGTTACTCGAGTTATTAAATGACGGCGCGACTATTTTAATGCAACAAACGCCAACAAAAACAATCAGCCTGAATGAAGATAGTGATCGCTTGAAAGCCATTCTCGATGAAATGTTTTCCGGTACAGAGAAAAGCATGGAACTAAATGGTGAAAAGCTGAAATATATTCAAAAAGGAAAAGGACGATTAATCTTTGGTTCTTTTGAAAATTCAACCCTCGAACTTCTCGGCGTTGATCCTGATTTTACGTCGGATGCAACGGGTAAATTAGCCTGGAATCATCGGAATTCAGACGAGGGAGATATCTACTTTATTGCCAATCAAACCGCTGAAAGCCTAACTGCAACCATGTCCTTTCGGGCGAATAGCAAGGCTCCGTTTCTTTTTAATCCGGCTACAGGAAAATACGCTGAATGTACCTATCAAACGGACGAAAGCGGGCGGGTGATGATAAAATACTCCTTTCATTCCTACGAATCGGTATTTGTACTCTTTGGAGATAAAGGTGGAGCAGCCGGTGAAAAACTGAAATCGGCGAATCCATCGTCTGTTGACACAATTAACACGACTTGGGAAGTAAGCTTCGATTCGGATTTTGGAGGATCGGAGAAAGCTCAAACATTCCAAAGCCTGACTGATTGGTCGAAAAATGCCGATGATGCCATTAAATACTACTCGGGTGAAGCGGTGTATAAATCAACCTTCAATTGGGATGGTGATACCACCGGCCTGTGGTTAGACCTCGGGAAAGTTTGTGATGTGGCCGAAGTTAGCTTGAACGGTAGCGAACCGGTTGTGCTTTGGACTGCTCCTTACCATTTGGCGGCAACGAGTCTGAAAAAAGGTGAAAACAGATTGACCATTAAAGTTGCAAACACCTGGAACAACCGGTTAATTGGTGACCATCGTTTGCCGGAAGATCAGCGCATCACCTGGACGACTGCTCCCTACCGATTGGAAGGGCAACCGTTGCTTCCTGCCGGTTTACTGGGGCCTGTAACCTTGCAAAGGCAAAAGTGA
- a CDS encoding glycoside hydrolase family 2 TIM barrel-domain containing protein, producing the protein MNFKNNIVSFACFVTGLLFANGGIAQGETGVLAGIPPLKTTEMAEPWENPEVSGINRDASRVTAYSFATTEEALKGDRETSGRYESLNGDWDFYFAMKPADAPKDFYTSKVSGWDKIEVPSNWEMKGYDKPIYKSAVYPFRPINPPYVPQDYNPVGSYQRSFTIPANWKNMNITLHFGGVSSGFKVWVNGKFLGYGEDSCLPSEFNVTPYLKDGENIVSVQVIRWSDGAYLEDQDHWHMSGIHREVYLMAEPKIRIADFFYQTKLDDDYRDATFSLRPRIENLTGDSVKGYELEAMLYDASGKPALKEPLRKSALDILNETWPRLDNVKFGLLETKLENPLKWSDEEPNLYTLVLTMKDKTGAVTEAKSCKVGFRKIEFDPVTSKLLINGKETYIYGVNRHDHDPVKGKALSREDILKDVRQIKQFNFNCIRTSHYPNDPYFYDLCDQYGILVIDEANFETHGLGGKLANQPKWLDAHLQRVVRMVERDKNHPSVVIWSLGNEAGRGPATAIMAAYCHDYNITRPVHYEPAMGDQKVKGYIPPGSPNYPKDHSHRIQTPLDESYIDIVSRMYPALYTGPLLVNQDNGDNRPIFWCEYSHSMGNSTGNIKEWWDQIRSTPRMIGGCIWDYKDQGLLKKDENGTEFYGYGGDFGDTLLNDNNFCINGIVASDGRPKAAMYECKWVFQPASCELVDADEFEVKITNRHAVQNLSVYVPTLKFQEDGKVIKTLQLAPISLAAGKDTVISFKNERPKMKAGAEYLATLSFRLTDKTSWADAGFEVAFDQFALTGLSSETSSEKSQPAIEVQETAEVFVLTGKNFNLKFDKTNGALSSYKWKGEEQLFAPLLPHFTRPLTDNDERGWKPQKKLKVWYDAVPKLQSVETATKADGTIEVRSNYEIVPDSASCTVVYSLRGDGALKVDYELRASPELPHIPKVGMQCGIADAYRQISWYGKGPLENYCDRSFGFEVSTYSLPIDRFIEPYVMPQETGNRTDVRWMYLSNEQKTEGLLVVADSLLSMSAWPWTEANINAAKHTNELKETGYLTLNIDLKQMGVGGNDSWSIVAAPEPQYQIPSGTYHYHFYLVPFAAGKNETNKQIFQYKF; encoded by the coding sequence ATGAATTTCAAAAACAATATAGTATCATTTGCCTGTTTTGTAACCGGCCTCTTGTTTGCAAACGGTGGAATCGCGCAGGGAGAAACCGGTGTTTTGGCCGGCATTCCGCCGCTGAAGACAACGGAGATGGCTGAGCCCTGGGAAAACCCGGAAGTGAGCGGCATCAACCGCGATGCCTCGCGCGTGACTGCGTATTCGTTTGCAACAACCGAAGAGGCACTGAAAGGTGATCGTGAAACCAGTGGCCGTTATGAAAGCTTGAATGGGGACTGGGATTTCTATTTTGCCATGAAACCTGCCGATGCTCCCAAAGACTTTTACACGTCGAAAGTGAGTGGCTGGGATAAAATTGAAGTGCCGTCGAATTGGGAAATGAAAGGCTACGACAAGCCGATTTATAAAAGTGCTGTGTACCCGTTTCGCCCGATTAATCCGCCTTACGTGCCGCAGGATTACAACCCGGTTGGTTCGTATCAGCGTTCATTTACGATCCCTGCCAATTGGAAAAATATGAACATCACCTTGCATTTTGGCGGGGTGAGTTCCGGGTTCAAAGTTTGGGTGAACGGTAAATTCCTGGGGTATGGCGAAGACAGCTGCCTGCCTTCCGAATTTAACGTGACTCCTTATTTAAAAGATGGCGAAAATATTGTTTCTGTTCAGGTGATTCGATGGAGCGACGGGGCTTACCTGGAAGACCAGGATCATTGGCACATGAGCGGCATTCACCGCGAAGTATACCTGATGGCAGAACCGAAAATACGCATTGCCGATTTCTTCTATCAAACCAAATTGGACGATGATTATCGGGACGCGACCTTCAGCCTTCGCCCGCGTATTGAAAACCTGACAGGCGACAGCGTAAAAGGTTATGAACTTGAAGCGATGTTGTACGATGCTTCCGGAAAGCCAGCATTGAAGGAGCCTCTGCGTAAAAGTGCTTTGGATATTTTAAACGAAACCTGGCCACGCCTTGACAATGTGAAATTTGGCTTGCTGGAAACTAAATTGGAGAATCCGCTAAAATGGAGCGACGAAGAACCGAATTTATACACGCTGGTTTTGACGATGAAGGATAAAACGGGCGCTGTAACGGAAGCCAAAAGCTGCAAAGTCGGATTCCGAAAAATCGAGTTTGATCCGGTTACTTCAAAGCTGTTGATCAATGGTAAGGAGACCTATATTTACGGCGTCAATCGTCACGATCACGATCCGGTGAAAGGTAAGGCACTTTCCCGCGAGGATATTTTAAAAGATGTGCGGCAAATCAAACAGTTCAACTTCAACTGCATTCGCACTTCGCACTACCCGAACGATCCGTATTTCTACGATTTATGCGATCAATATGGAATTCTGGTTATCGATGAAGCCAACTTTGAGACGCATGGTTTGGGAGGAAAGCTAGCCAATCAGCCAAAGTGGTTGGATGCCCATTTGCAGCGGGTGGTTCGCATGGTTGAACGCGATAAAAATCATCCCTCGGTGGTTATTTGGAGTTTGGGGAATGAAGCTGGCCGTGGTCCGGCAACAGCAATTATGGCGGCTTATTGCCATGATTACAACATTACCCGGCCGGTGCACTACGAGCCTGCGATGGGCGACCAAAAGGTGAAAGGCTACATTCCGCCGGGCTCTCCGAATTACCCGAAGGATCATTCGCACCGGATTCAAACTCCGCTCGACGAATCGTATATTGACATTGTCAGCCGTATGTATCCCGCTCTTTACACCGGGCCGCTTTTGGTTAATCAGGATAACGGAGATAACCGGCCAATCTTCTGGTGTGAGTATTCGCACTCTATGGGAAATTCTACCGGAAACATCAAAGAATGGTGGGATCAAATCCGTTCAACGCCTCGCATGATTGGTGGCTGTATTTGGGATTATAAAGATCAGGGATTACTGAAAAAGGATGAAAACGGAACCGAGTTTTACGGCTATGGTGGCGATTTCGGCGACACCTTGTTAAACGACAATAATTTCTGCATAAATGGAATTGTGGCTTCCGACGGACGGCCAAAGGCTGCCATGTACGAGTGCAAATGGGTTTTTCAACCGGCCAGTTGTGAGCTGGTGGATGCTGATGAATTTGAAGTGAAAATCACCAACCGTCATGCTGTTCAAAACCTTTCCGTTTATGTGCCAACCCTGAAATTTCAGGAAGATGGTAAAGTGATCAAAACGCTTCAGTTGGCCCCGATTTCTTTGGCTGCCGGAAAGGATACAGTAATCAGTTTTAAAAATGAACGACCGAAAATGAAGGCTGGAGCTGAGTATTTGGCGACTCTTTCCTTCCGATTGACAGATAAGACAAGCTGGGCAGATGCCGGATTTGAAGTGGCTTTTGATCAATTTGCCTTGACAGGGCTGAGTTCGGAAACTTCTTCCGAAAAATCGCAGCCTGCGATTGAAGTGCAGGAAACAGCAGAGGTTTTTGTGCTGACTGGAAAAAACTTCAATCTGAAATTTGACAAAACAAACGGAGCGCTGAGTTCTTACAAATGGAAAGGCGAGGAGCAGTTGTTTGCGCCGCTGTTGCCGCATTTTACCCGTCCGCTCACCGACAATGACGAGCGAGGATGGAAGCCGCAGAAGAAATTAAAAGTATGGTACGATGCCGTGCCGAAATTGCAATCGGTGGAAACAGCTACCAAAGCAGATGGAACGATCGAAGTTCGCAGTAATTACGAGATTGTTCCGGATAGCGCTTCTTGCACGGTCGTTTACAGCTTGCGCGGCGATGGTGCATTGAAAGTTGACTATGAACTAAGAGCTTCACCGGAGTTACCCCATATTCCGAAAGTTGGTATGCAGTGCGGTATTGCAGATGCTTATCGTCAGATCAGCTGGTACGGAAAGGGACCTCTTGAAAACTATTGCGATCGCAGCTTTGGCTTCGAGGTTTCAACTTATTCGCTTCCCATTGATCGATTTATAGAACCTTATGTAATGCCTCAGGAAACAGGTAATCGCACGGATGTTCGTTGGATGTATTTGTCGAACGAGCAAAAGACGGAGGGCTTGCTGGTCGTGGCCGACAGTCTGTTGAGCATGAGTGCCTGGCCGTGGACCGAAGCGAATATCAACGCTGCCAAACATACGAATGAGTTGAAAGAAACGGGCTACCTGACACTGAATATCGATTTGAAGCAAATGGGAGTTGGTGGTAACGATAGCTGGTCGATTGTTGCTGCGCCGGAGCCGCAATACCAGATTCCTTCGGGTACTTACCACTACCATTTTTACCTGGTACCTTTTGCTGCCGGAAAGAATGAGACCAACAAGCAAATCTTTCAATACAAGTTTTAG